In Aspergillus nidulans FGSC A4 chromosome II, the genomic stretch ACCATGGATTAGTGGCATACCCATGTCCACCCACCGGCAGTACCATGAAACTTTGGGTATTTATTGATATAGTTCATGAGTCTGTCTATATTTCAATAAATCCAGCTTTCTAGTCACTATTGGAATTCTTGTATATCAAGCAATGCTAATAGACTAGAGCATTGCCTTCTCTAGTCTTGCTGTAACCACAACAAGGTTTTAATAACTAACTTACCCGGTTTTTGCTTTTACGTAAGCGCCTGACTAGCTATCTTTCTGTACATAAATAAAGCCTTCTAGAAAGGTAACATAATCCTGGTTGATGTGAAATTGCCCCATACCATGTACCACGTAGCGTGCATATTCTGGTCACGTGGTCGCTGCCTCTATCTTCTGCCTCTTGTCCTGATCAGTTCTTCCCCCTCAATTTTCTTCTACGTATAGCACGTTATATGGGAAAAGCATCTATGAACGTGCCCTTAGACGCACTTGTTTTCCCCATATTCAGCTTCAAAGTAAAGAGGCTAAACGCGGGAGTAGACCCACTATCATACACTATCAACACAAGCCAAGATCAATCAAGCCTCACCCAAGATCTCATAATTATACAAAAAGACCGTTAATAGGATTCCATTCCATTTATTTACTCATATACGACTTCGCATCAAATTTTCATGCGTCAGCTTGTCGGATAAACTATATCACGCACCCGATTTATCTTCCCTTGTCAGCATGCGGGGGCTGGGACGGCTCTATACAACACAATTCCAGCCCTCTTAATTCCTTTCTTAATCCTACCATATCTTGTATGACGGCACAATACTGAATGTTATTCCAGCCCGTTCCCATCAGAATGGCTCTCTCAACCTACACGTTGCGGTCACCGCTGCTAAGCATTTTGGTgttcctcagcctcaaaCTCACGTCAGCAGCTTCGCTGGGAACATACAATGTCGACCCCGACTCGGTCTCCATCTCCGGCTTTTCTAGCGGCGGCTTTATGACTGCTCAGCTTGGAATCGCCTACTCTGATGTATTCAAAGTCGGCTTCGGTGTCTTTGCCGGCGGACCCTTTGACTGTGCAAGGAATCAGCCGGTACATCCTTTGCCTAGCGTGTCCGCAGATTGCAGTGACTAAAGCCAGCATAGAAGATCACATGCATGAACAACAACACCCCTTCCATCGAGATTCCAATGGAGAACATCCGCCTCTGGGATGGGAAGCAAATTGACAAAATCACCAATCTAAAGTCGCGCAAGGTCTACCTGCAGGTTGGGGAGCGCGATGAGATCATCGGCCCGAACGTCCTCTCCCAGCTAAGGAATCAACTGTCGAGCTTCCTTACTGAGGAATATACCATGTATGTTGTTTCGCGCGGTGCTGCACACACGTTCCCTGCTGCTTTCGATAGCCTTGGGAATAATGAATGCGACGTCTCGAAACCTCCGTTTATCAGCGATTGCGGATATGACGGCGCCGGTGAGGTGTTGGGATGGCTGTATGGACGCGACTCTCTGAAGCCAAGAAATTCTGGGCAGCTAAAAGGAACCCTCGTCGAATATGAG encodes the following:
- a CDS encoding putative polyhydroxybutyrate depolymerase (transcript_id=CADANIAT00004007); translation: MALSTYTLRSPLLSILVFLSLKLTSAASLGTYNVDPDSVSISGFSSGGFMTAQLGIAYSDVFKVGFGVFAGGPFDCARNQPKITCMNNNTPSIEIPMENIRLWDGKQIDKITNLKSRKVYLQVGERDEIIGPNVLSQLRNQLSSFLTEEYTMYVVSRGAAHTFPAAFDSLGNNECDVSKPPFISDCGYDGAGEVLGWLYGRDSLKPRNSGQLKGTLVEYEQTGKFGAGARGIAMGERGYLYVPDSCRDGSGSTTCKLHVALHGCCQSYDLIGKHFVENTGYNQWADTNDIIVLYPQTAVDKSSHTIWGGDLEANTLSCWDWIGMYGDDADQKGGVQMEAIVNQVKRIVSGFADDRADAGAEAETISAPSSGYPDREL